From Tripterygium wilfordii isolate XIE 37 chromosome 13, ASM1340144v1, whole genome shotgun sequence, the proteins below share one genomic window:
- the LOC120013385 gene encoding heavy metal-associated isoprenylated plant protein 23-like, with amino-acid sequence MGVGGTLEYISDLIGSAGHNHKKKKKQLQTVELKVRMDCDGCELKVKNTLSSMSGVKKVEVNRKQQKVTVTGFVEANKVLKKAKSTGKKAEIWPYVPYNLVAQPYIAQHYDKKAPPGYVRKVETTAANATVTRNEDPYIFMFSDDNPNACSVM; translated from the exons ATGGGGGTAGGAGGTACTCTGGAGTATATATCTGATTTAATAGGAAGTGCTGGCCATAaccacaagaagaagaagaagcaattaCAGACTGTGGAGCTTAAGGTCAGGATGGACTGTGATGGGTGTGAGCTTAAGGTCAAGAACACCCTCTCTTCAATGAGTG GAGTTAAGAAGGTGGAGGTAAACAGGAAGCAACAGAAGGTGACTGTAACTGGGTTTGTGGAGGCAAACAAGGTGTTGAAGAAAGCTAAGTCAACAGGGAAGAAAGCAGAGATATGGCCTTATGTTCCATACAATCTGGTGGCTCAGCCTTACATAGCTCAACATTATGACAAGAAGGCCCCTCCTGGTTATGTCAGGAAGGTAGAAACCACTGCAGCAAATGCTACTGTGACCAGAAATGAAGATCCTTACATCTTCATGTTCAGTGATGACAACCCAAATGCTTGTTCTGTCATGTAA